The following proteins come from a genomic window of Lycium ferocissimum isolate CSIRO_LF1 chromosome 4, AGI_CSIRO_Lferr_CH_V1, whole genome shotgun sequence:
- the LOC132054468 gene encoding 2-oxoisovalerate dehydrogenase subunit alpha 1, mitochondrial-like isoform X2, translating to MEILFSKSRSLNHFLMRSRKCWHNLIPRHFESMKAGEQLNHAHNYKEDYHDDLNDEDQVSKGLALNMYSTMVALQTMDNIFYEAQRQGRLSFYLTSTGEEAINIASAAALTLDDIVLPQYREPGVLLWRGFTLQEFADQLFGNKADYGKGRQMPIHYGSNKLNYFTVSSPLTTQLPQAAGVAYSLKMDKKEACVVVYFGDGSTSEGDFHAGLNFAAVMEAPVIFLCRNNGWAISTPVTEQFRSDGIAIKGQAYGIRSIRVDGNDALAVYSATRAARQMAIKEQRPILVEAMTYRVSHHSTSDDSTKYRCVKEIEQWRTEKSPITRFRKWIEGNGWWADQNETELRGNIRKQVLEAIQGAEKVEKPPLKDLFGDVYHKMPSNLQEQERFIRDTIKRCPKEYPSDVPV from the exons ATGGAGATCTTGTTTTCAAAATCAAGAAGCTTAAATCATTTTCTAATGAGATCAAGAAAATGCTGGCACAACTTGATACCGAGACATTTTGAGTCCATGAAAGCTGGAGAGCAACTTAATCATGCACACAACTATAAGGAGGATTATCATGATGACCTTAATGATGAAGATCAG GTGAGCAAAGGATTGGCACTAAACATGTATTCAACAATGGTAGCACTTCAAACAATGGACAACATTTTCTATGAAGCACAAAGGCAAGGGAGGTTATCTTTCTACCTTACCAGTACTGGAGAAGAAGCTATCAACATTGCTTCTGCTGCTGCACTCACCCTAGATGACATTGTGTTGCCACAG TATAGGGAGCCAGGGGTTCTTTTATGGCGCGGCTTCACACTTCAAGAATTTGCAGATCAATTGTTTGGAAATAAGGCTGATTATGGGAAAGGCAGGCAAATGCCTATACATTATGGTTCCAATAAGCTCAATTACTTCACTGTTTCCTCTCCACTCAC CACACAGCTTCCACAGGCCGCTGGCGTGGCATACTCTCTCAAAATGGATAAAAAAGAAGCTTGTGTTGTGGTTTATTTTGGTGACGGTAGCACCAGTGAG GGTGACTTCCATGCTGGTTTGAATTTTGCAGCAGTAATGGAAGCTCCTGTCATTTTTCTTTGCCGCAACAACGGATGGGCCATTAGCACTCCTGTAACAGAACAATTTCGAA GTGATGGAATTGCTATTAAGGGGCAGGCTTATGGAATCAGAAGCATTCGTGTAGATGGCAATGATGCACTAGCAGTTTATAGTGCTACTCGTGCAGCTCGTCAAATGGCAATAAAGGAGCAACGACCAATATTAGTTGAG GCCATGACATACAGAGTAAGCCACCATTCAACGTCTGATGATTCAACAAAGTATCGGTGCGTAAAGGAAATAGAGCAATGGAGAACAGAAAAAAGCCCCATAACCAGATTCAGAAAATGGATTGAGGGAAATGGCTGGTGGGCTGATCAAAATGAAACTGAACTTCGCGGAAACATCAGAAAACAG GTATTGGAAGCAATTCAAGGTGCAGAGAAAGTGGAGAAACCTCCATTGAAAGACTTATTTGGTGATGTTTATCACAAAATGCCATCAAATTTGCAAGAGCAAGAGAGGTTTATTAGAGATACTAttaaaagatgtccaaaagagTATCCTTCTGACGTGCCTGTGTAG
- the LOC132054468 gene encoding 2-oxoisovalerate dehydrogenase subunit alpha 1, mitochondrial-like isoform X1, which yields MEILFSKSRSLNHFLMRSRKCWHNLIPRHFESMKAGEQLNHAHNYKEDYHDDLNDEDQHTLNFPGGRVPITSQMKFISESSEKRLPCYRVLDDDGYLIPGSIFEQVSKGLALNMYSTMVALQTMDNIFYEAQRQGRLSFYLTSTGEEAINIASAAALTLDDIVLPQYREPGVLLWRGFTLQEFADQLFGNKADYGKGRQMPIHYGSNKLNYFTVSSPLTTQLPQAAGVAYSLKMDKKEACVVVYFGDGSTSEGDFHAGLNFAAVMEAPVIFLCRNNGWAISTPVTEQFRSDGIAIKGQAYGIRSIRVDGNDALAVYSATRAARQMAIKEQRPILVEAMTYRVSHHSTSDDSTKYRCVKEIEQWRTEKSPITRFRKWIEGNGWWADQNETELRGNIRKQVLEAIQGAEKVEKPPLKDLFGDVYHKMPSNLQEQERFIRDTIKRCPKEYPSDVPV from the exons ATGGAGATCTTGTTTTCAAAATCAAGAAGCTTAAATCATTTTCTAATGAGATCAAGAAAATGCTGGCACAACTTGATACCGAGACATTTTGAGTCCATGAAAGCTGGAGAGCAACTTAATCATGCACACAACTATAAGGAGGATTATCATGATGACCTTAATGATGAAGATCAG CACACCCTGAATTTCCCTGGAGGAAGGGTTCCAATTACATCTCAGATGAAGTTTATCTCAGAGTCATCTGAAAAGAGACTACCTTGTTATCGAGTCCTTGATGATGATGGCTATCTAATTCCAGGCAGTATATTTGAACAG GTGAGCAAAGGATTGGCACTAAACATGTATTCAACAATGGTAGCACTTCAAACAATGGACAACATTTTCTATGAAGCACAAAGGCAAGGGAGGTTATCTTTCTACCTTACCAGTACTGGAGAAGAAGCTATCAACATTGCTTCTGCTGCTGCACTCACCCTAGATGACATTGTGTTGCCACAG TATAGGGAGCCAGGGGTTCTTTTATGGCGCGGCTTCACACTTCAAGAATTTGCAGATCAATTGTTTGGAAATAAGGCTGATTATGGGAAAGGCAGGCAAATGCCTATACATTATGGTTCCAATAAGCTCAATTACTTCACTGTTTCCTCTCCACTCAC CACACAGCTTCCACAGGCCGCTGGCGTGGCATACTCTCTCAAAATGGATAAAAAAGAAGCTTGTGTTGTGGTTTATTTTGGTGACGGTAGCACCAGTGAG GGTGACTTCCATGCTGGTTTGAATTTTGCAGCAGTAATGGAAGCTCCTGTCATTTTTCTTTGCCGCAACAACGGATGGGCCATTAGCACTCCTGTAACAGAACAATTTCGAA GTGATGGAATTGCTATTAAGGGGCAGGCTTATGGAATCAGAAGCATTCGTGTAGATGGCAATGATGCACTAGCAGTTTATAGTGCTACTCGTGCAGCTCGTCAAATGGCAATAAAGGAGCAACGACCAATATTAGTTGAG GCCATGACATACAGAGTAAGCCACCATTCAACGTCTGATGATTCAACAAAGTATCGGTGCGTAAAGGAAATAGAGCAATGGAGAACAGAAAAAAGCCCCATAACCAGATTCAGAAAATGGATTGAGGGAAATGGCTGGTGGGCTGATCAAAATGAAACTGAACTTCGCGGAAACATCAGAAAACAG GTATTGGAAGCAATTCAAGGTGCAGAGAAAGTGGAGAAACCTCCATTGAAAGACTTATTTGGTGATGTTTATCACAAAATGCCATCAAATTTGCAAGAGCAAGAGAGGTTTATTAGAGATACTAttaaaagatgtccaaaagagTATCCTTCTGACGTGCCTGTGTAG